In the genome of Terribacillus sp. FSL K6-0262, one region contains:
- the atpG gene encoding ATP synthase F1 subunit gamma, with the protein MASLRDIQSKINSTKKTKQITKAMQMVSASKLTRAEQNAKAFVPYSEKMQEVVSQIAASGDATHPMLQTRAVKKTGYFVITADRGLAGGYNNNVIREVYRTIQHQHASADEYTVIAAGRFGRDFFRKNDMPIAKEIIGLPDQPDFADIKQIASEAVEMFLEEEIDELVLFYNHFNSAISQEVTSQKLLPLTDLSAENGRSVQSMYEFEPDAEGILKVLLPQYAESLIYGALLDAKASEHAARMTAMRNATDNANERIDELTLTYNRARQAAITQEISEIVSGAAAQQS; encoded by the coding sequence TTGGCATCCTTAAGAGATATCCAGAGCAAGATAAACTCTACCAAAAAGACGAAACAAATTACGAAAGCGATGCAGATGGTTTCAGCTTCCAAACTGACTCGTGCTGAGCAGAATGCAAAAGCTTTCGTACCATATAGTGAAAAAATGCAGGAAGTCGTGTCGCAGATCGCCGCATCAGGTGATGCGACACATCCAATGCTGCAGACACGCGCAGTCAAAAAGACAGGTTATTTTGTCATCACGGCTGACCGCGGTCTTGCTGGCGGTTACAATAACAACGTCATTCGTGAAGTGTATCGTACCATCCAGCACCAGCATGCTTCTGCGGATGAATATACGGTGATAGCTGCCGGACGATTCGGCCGTGACTTCTTCAGGAAGAATGATATGCCGATCGCCAAAGAAATCATCGGATTGCCTGATCAGCCTGATTTTGCTGATATCAAGCAGATTGCATCCGAAGCGGTGGAAATGTTCCTGGAAGAGGAAATCGATGAATTGGTATTGTTCTATAACCATTTCAACAGCGCCATCTCCCAGGAAGTGACTTCCCAGAAGCTGCTTCCATTAACAGATCTTTCTGCGGAAAACGGTCGTTCCGTACAGAGTATGTACGAATTCGAGCCGGATGCAGAAGGAATTTTAAAGGTATTGCTGCCTCAATATGCCGAGAGCTTGATTTACGGTGCGCTGCTAGATGCGAAAGCAAGTGAGCACGCAGCCCGTATGACAGCGATGAGAAATGCGACAGATAATGCCAACGAGCGGATTGATGAGCTGACACTTACTTATAACCGTGCACGTCAAGCAGCTATTACACAGGAAATCAGTGAGATTGTCAGCGGAGCGGCTGCGCAGCAATCTTAA
- a CDS encoding ATP synthase subunit I gives MQQVNKMIRARQYKWMLYLLALLMLGAGFTPYQRIFLGLFLGTSVSFFSMWLLQRKVRQFTEAAATHGRIPTLGTLSRMAASVLAVMLALRFDAYFHLTAVVIGLAAGYIIIFIDSFFTSLKD, from the coding sequence ATGCAGCAAGTCAATAAGATGATCCGTGCACGACAATACAAATGGATGCTATATCTACTGGCACTTTTGATGCTTGGGGCGGGCTTCACCCCGTACCAGCGCATTTTCCTCGGATTGTTTCTGGGGACCTCCGTCAGCTTCTTCTCCATGTGGCTTCTCCAACGGAAAGTAAGGCAGTTCACTGAAGCTGCCGCTACACATGGCAGAATACCGACCTTAGGCACCTTATCCCGCATGGCAGCGTCTGTGCTGGCAGTGATGCTTGCACTTCGTTTCGACGCTTATTTTCATCTTACTGCAGTGGTTATTGGTTTAGCTGCTGGCTACATCATTATCTTTATAGATAGTTTCTTCACGAGTTTAAAAGACTAG
- a CDS encoding DUF1146 family protein → MFAVLGQDALLGIASHIAFMAITWRILMGINVDALIKKGKVFEARMLVIFLTIVIGTTVSNAFLQLVGWTKQLQYLF, encoded by the coding sequence ATGTTTGCTGTTTTAGGGCAGGACGCGCTGCTTGGGATAGCTTCCCATATTGCGTTCATGGCAATTACTTGGCGTATTTTGATGGGGATCAATGTAGATGCGTTGATAAAGAAGGGAAAAGTCTTCGAAGCAAGGATGCTGGTTATCTTCCTGACCATTGTCATCGGAACGACTGTCAGTAATGCGTTCCTTCAATTGGTCGGCTGGACCAAACAGCTTCAGTATCTATTCTAG
- a CDS encoding F0F1 ATP synthase subunit delta — protein sequence MRDVTIVKRYAEALFEVAENRDIAETVRTELHTAKQVAQNDAAFLRYLSEPKISLDKKKALIESSFASASIEIRNTLKLLLDAGRISSIPQVADAYEALYEEKQGTVQATVHSVRELSEEERRTVAETFAKKLGKKTVSIDNKIDPALLGGLKVRIGNTIYDSSIKNKLTRIERNLVNVSK from the coding sequence ATGCGTGATGTGACTATTGTAAAACGATACGCAGAAGCGCTATTCGAAGTGGCAGAGAACCGCGATATCGCGGAAACCGTGAGAACGGAATTGCACACAGCGAAACAAGTGGCACAAAACGATGCTGCCTTCCTCCGTTACCTGTCAGAGCCAAAGATAAGCTTGGATAAAAAGAAAGCATTGATTGAATCCAGTTTTGCCTCTGCAAGTATCGAAATTCGCAATACCCTGAAACTGTTATTGGATGCTGGACGCATCAGCAGCATCCCGCAAGTTGCGGATGCTTACGAAGCGCTGTATGAAGAAAAGCAGGGTACTGTCCAAGCAACAGTCCATTCCGTACGGGAGCTTTCCGAAGAAGAGCGCCGGACAGTGGCAGAGACTTTCGCGAAGAAACTCGGGAAGAAAACCGTTTCCATTGATAATAAGATCGATCCGGCACTGCTTGGCGGATTGAAAGTACGGATCGGCAATACCATCTACGACAGCTCGATTAAGAATAAGCTGACTCGTATCGAACGAAATTTAGTAAATGTGAGCAAATAA
- a CDS encoding F0F1 ATP synthase subunit epsilon, protein MSTVTTSIVTPDGPVLEEDYEMVSCTAENGELGILPGHIPLVAPLKVSSVRLQIQGRTDWVAVSGGFLEVRPDRITILAQSAERASDIDVDRAEQAKQRAEKRLQEKQANLDKIRAEQALNRAINRLDVATHAR, encoded by the coding sequence ATGAGTACCGTAACAACAAGCATTGTTACTCCTGATGGTCCTGTTCTGGAAGAAGACTATGAAATGGTTAGCTGTACAGCGGAAAATGGGGAACTCGGCATCCTGCCGGGCCACATTCCGTTGGTGGCACCATTGAAGGTTAGCTCGGTTCGTCTACAGATCCAAGGTCGTACGGATTGGGTTGCTGTCAGCGGAGGATTCCTCGAGGTCCGTCCTGACAGGATCACAATCCTTGCTCAGTCTGCTGAAAGAGCAAGTGACATTGATGTGGACCGTGCAGAACAGGCGAAGCAGCGCGCTGAGAAACGTCTGCAGGAAAAGCAGGCCAACTTAGATAAAATCCGCGCTGAACAAGCGCTTAACCGGGCAATCAATCGATTAGATGTCGCAACGCATGCCCGTTAA
- the atpA gene encoding F0F1 ATP synthase subunit alpha — MSMKAEEISALIKQQIENYDAEIEVSDVGTVIQVGDGIARVHGLDNVMSGELIEFANGVMGLAQNLEESNVGVVILGEYKGIREGDEVRRTGRIMQVPVGQELIGRVVNPLGQPIDGKGTIEASKTRPIESPAPGVMDRKSVHEPLQTGIKAIDALVPIGRGQRELIIGDRQTGKTSVAIDAILNQHDQDMICIYVAIGQKESTVRGTVETLRKHGALDYTIVVAAGASDPAPLLYLAPYAGVAMGEEFMYNGKHVLIVYDDLSKQAAAYRELSLLLKRPPGREAFPGDVFYLHSRLLERAAKLSDAKGGGSITALPFVETQAGDISAYIPTNVISITDGQIFLQSDLFFSGVRPAINPGLSVSRVGGSAQIKAMKKVAGTLRLDLAAFRELESFAQFGSDLDASTQARLNRGARTVEVLKQGLHEPLSVEKQVTIIYALVNGYLDDIPVEQVVRFEKEFHTWFAANKADLLKGIRETGNPADPEQLNNAIEEFKKTFVVN; from the coding sequence ATGAGCATGAAAGCTGAAGAAATCAGCGCGTTGATCAAACAGCAAATCGAGAATTATGACGCTGAAATAGAAGTAAGTGATGTTGGCACTGTCATTCAAGTTGGTGACGGTATCGCACGTGTCCATGGCCTGGATAATGTAATGTCCGGAGAACTTATCGAGTTCGCAAACGGTGTCATGGGACTTGCACAGAACTTGGAAGAATCGAATGTCGGTGTCGTCATTCTGGGAGAATACAAAGGCATTCGCGAGGGTGATGAAGTTCGTCGTACAGGACGCATCATGCAGGTTCCTGTCGGACAGGAGCTCATTGGCCGTGTCGTGAATCCACTTGGACAGCCTATCGATGGCAAAGGCACGATCGAAGCGAGCAAGACACGCCCGATCGAATCCCCGGCACCAGGCGTAATGGATCGTAAATCTGTACATGAGCCGCTTCAGACCGGTATCAAAGCAATCGATGCCCTGGTACCTATCGGCCGCGGTCAGCGTGAGTTGATCATCGGTGACCGTCAGACTGGTAAGACTTCCGTTGCAATCGATGCAATCCTGAACCAGCATGACCAGGATATGATTTGTATTTATGTGGCAATCGGCCAGAAGGAATCGACTGTACGCGGTACAGTAGAAACCCTTCGCAAGCATGGTGCCCTTGACTACACCATCGTAGTTGCAGCAGGTGCTTCCGATCCTGCACCATTGCTTTACTTGGCACCTTATGCAGGTGTGGCAATGGGTGAAGAGTTCATGTATAACGGCAAGCATGTCTTGATCGTATATGATGACCTTTCCAAGCAAGCAGCAGCATACCGCGAGCTTTCCTTGCTTCTTAAACGCCCGCCGGGCCGTGAAGCATTCCCGGGGGATGTATTCTACTTGCACTCCCGTCTATTGGAACGTGCGGCTAAGCTAAGTGACGCCAAAGGCGGCGGTTCCATCACAGCCTTGCCATTCGTAGAGACGCAAGCTGGCGATATTTCCGCTTATATCCCGACAAACGTCATCTCCATCACTGATGGACAGATTTTCTTGCAATCCGATTTATTCTTCTCCGGTGTACGTCCTGCGATCAACCCAGGTCTTTCCGTATCCCGTGTAGGCGGATCTGCACAGATCAAGGCGATGAAGAAGGTTGCCGGGACATTGCGTCTTGATTTGGCTGCATTCCGCGAGCTTGAATCATTCGCACAATTCGGATCTGACTTGGATGCTTCCACACAAGCTCGCTTGAACCGCGGGGCACGCACAGTGGAAGTTCTGAAGCAAGGCCTGCATGAGCCGCTTTCTGTTGAAAAACAAGTGACGATCATCTATGCGCTCGTAAATGGCTACTTGGATGATATCCCTGTTGAGCAGGTTGTCCGTTTCGAGAAGGAATTCCATACGTGGTTCGCAGCTAATAAAGCGGACTTGCTGAAAGGTATCAGAGAAACCGGGAACCCGGCTGATCCTGAGCAGCTGAACAATGCTATCGAAGAATTCAAGAAGACATTCGTCGTAAACTAA
- the atpB gene encoding F0F1 ATP synthase subunit A has translation MNHGSPMWNNAFGIEWLDFNLSTSLMTIISSVIVFIICVLGSRNLQRRPRGFQNVMEMLVDFVKKVIGDAMDWKTGQQFLPLGLTLFMYIFVSNMLGVIVMVVVGHDLWWKSPTSDAAATITLSTMVILLTHFYGIKMQGGKGYLKGYLRPVPFLLPMNLIEEVANTLTLGLRLFGNIFAGEVLLSLIGESLAGSYPPFTTIAAVVPMVAWQGFSLFIGTIQSYIFLVLTMNYMSHKVSKAH, from the coding sequence TTGAATCACGGATCACCAATGTGGAATAATGCATTCGGTATCGAATGGCTCGACTTCAACTTGTCGACATCTCTGATGACCATCATCTCCTCTGTAATAGTCTTTATCATTTGTGTACTGGGCAGCAGGAACCTGCAGCGCAGGCCTCGTGGATTCCAGAACGTGATGGAGATGCTAGTCGACTTCGTAAAGAAAGTGATTGGCGACGCAATGGACTGGAAGACAGGACAGCAATTCCTCCCGTTGGGTCTGACGCTTTTCATGTACATTTTTGTCAGTAACATGCTTGGTGTCATCGTCATGGTTGTAGTAGGCCACGATCTTTGGTGGAAATCACCCACATCCGATGCTGCAGCCACTATCACATTATCCACGATGGTCATCTTGCTCACCCATTTTTATGGAATCAAGATGCAAGGTGGAAAAGGGTACCTCAAGGGCTATCTCCGGCCGGTGCCATTCCTGCTTCCTATGAATTTGATCGAGGAAGTAGCGAATACATTAACGCTTGGATTGCGTCTTTTTGGTAACATTTTTGCAGGGGAAGTATTGTTATCCCTGATTGGGGAGTCCCTGGCTGGTTCCTATCCGCCATTTACGACGATCGCGGCAGTTGTGCCTATGGTCGCATGGCAGGGCTTCAGTTTATTCATCGGGACAATCCAGTCTTATATATTCCTTGTGCTGACGATGAATTACATGTCGCACAAAGTATCAAAAGCACATTAA
- the atpF gene encoding F0F1 ATP synthase subunit B → MLVQLISFIILLLLLKKFAWKPLMKVMQDRQEYISNEIDMAETSRKDAEAAAKTAAEELKQTRAEAQSIIEEARKAAQQQEENIIAAARREAERLKEAAVEDIANEKEKAMQALQAQVASLSVQIASKIIEKEISSEDQDKLISDYVKELER, encoded by the coding sequence ATGTTGGTTCAACTTATCAGCTTTATCATCCTGCTTTTGCTTCTGAAGAAGTTTGCATGGAAACCATTGATGAAAGTCATGCAGGACCGTCAGGAGTATATATCGAATGAAATCGATATGGCGGAAACAAGCCGCAAGGATGCTGAAGCAGCAGCAAAAACGGCTGCGGAAGAATTGAAACAGACGCGTGCTGAAGCACAGTCCATTATAGAAGAAGCCAGAAAAGCGGCTCAGCAGCAGGAAGAGAATATCATCGCTGCAGCACGCCGCGAGGCTGAGCGTCTGAAAGAGGCGGCGGTCGAAGATATCGCCAACGAAAAGGAAAAAGCGATGCAGGCATTGCAGGCACAAGTGGCCTCCCTTTCCGTACAGATCGCAAGCAAGATCATCGAGAAGGAAATTTCCTCCGAAGATCAGGATAAGCTTATCAGTGACTATGTGAAAGAATTGGAGCGATAA
- a CDS encoding YwmB family TATA-box binding protein — protein MKHYLALIVVFIMLIGNGLESQGAGIAEVSEDLDRMYTVLESEGTELLSFEITIREAISQDDLEAYLADLDEAGPIYEQKTDKASKFIVHTPHKQHSIDEHILLVVPTDKEYQAELIYTISGSDWTDKVHHYVQDKTAAAESRFFTQDATKFACLKAGFDDKISGGILFQNVMEKLDVQPLTNMQDNVYTTTTGHTTQLKASRSLADNMNIQLALHDGNGQSTVTVGTPIITTEY, from the coding sequence ATGAAACATTATCTTGCATTGATCGTAGTATTCATTATGTTGATCGGCAATGGTTTGGAGTCCCAAGGGGCGGGGATAGCTGAGGTATCAGAGGATTTGGATCGCATGTATACTGTCCTGGAAAGTGAAGGAACAGAGCTGCTTTCTTTTGAAATCACCATACGTGAGGCAATCTCCCAGGATGATTTGGAAGCCTATCTGGCAGACCTGGATGAAGCAGGTCCCATTTATGAACAAAAAACGGATAAAGCTTCTAAATTTATAGTACATACCCCCCATAAACAACACTCCATTGACGAACATATATTGTTGGTAGTACCTACAGATAAGGAATACCAGGCTGAACTCATCTACACAATTTCCGGTTCGGATTGGACGGATAAGGTACACCATTATGTCCAAGACAAGACGGCTGCTGCAGAATCACGATTTTTCACCCAGGATGCGACAAAATTCGCTTGTCTCAAAGCGGGTTTCGATGATAAAATAAGCGGTGGTATTTTGTTTCAGAATGTCATGGAAAAATTAGATGTTCAACCACTAACGAATATGCAAGATAACGTTTACACTACGACAACAGGGCATACAACACAATTGAAGGCCAGCCGTTCCTTGGCAGACAACATGAATATCCAGCTTGCGCTGCATGATGGGAATGGGCAATCAACCGTAACTGTAGGAACGCCTATCATAACGACTGAATATTAA
- the atpD gene encoding F0F1 ATP synthase subunit beta, with protein sequence MSKGIITQVMGPVVDVRFPNGHLPAIYNALVVQVNETTSLTLEVALHLGDDSVRTIAMSSTEGVQRGKEVVDTGAPISVPVGEATLGRIFNVLGETIDLDEPIQGEIKKDPIHREAPDFENLATETEILETGIKVVDLLAPYIKGGKIGLFGGAGVGKTVLIQELINNIAQEHGGISVFAGVGERTREGNDLYFEMKDSGVISKTAMVFGQMNEPPGARMRVALTGLTMAEHFRDQEGQDVLLFIDNIFRFTQAGSEVSALLGRMPSAVGYQPTLATEMGQLQERITSTNVGSVTSIQAVYVPADDYTDPAPATTFAHLDATTNLDRKLSEQGIYPAVDPLASTSRALDPNIVGEEHYNVARQVQQTLQRYRELQDIIAILGMDELSEEDKLVVARARRVQFFLSQNFHVAEQFTGQKGSYVPVKETIAGFKGILEGKYDHIPEDAFRLVGRIEEVLEQAGVNQ encoded by the coding sequence ATGAGCAAAGGTATCATTACACAGGTTATGGGTCCGGTTGTGGATGTACGTTTCCCGAACGGCCACCTGCCTGCCATCTATAATGCACTAGTTGTCCAAGTGAACGAAACGACTTCTTTGACTTTGGAAGTGGCACTTCATCTTGGTGACGACAGTGTTCGTACAATCGCGATGTCTTCTACGGAAGGCGTACAGCGCGGAAAAGAGGTAGTGGATACAGGAGCGCCGATCAGCGTACCTGTAGGGGAAGCTACACTAGGACGTATTTTCAACGTATTAGGTGAAACGATCGATTTGGATGAGCCTATCCAAGGTGAAATCAAGAAGGATCCGATTCACCGGGAAGCTCCGGATTTTGAGAATCTGGCAACAGAAACGGAAATCCTTGAAACAGGTATCAAGGTTGTCGATCTGCTGGCTCCATACATCAAGGGTGGTAAAATCGGTCTCTTCGGAGGTGCGGGTGTAGGTAAAACCGTACTTATCCAGGAACTGATCAACAACATCGCGCAAGAACATGGCGGTATTTCCGTATTCGCTGGGGTTGGTGAGCGTACACGTGAAGGAAACGACTTGTACTTCGAAATGAAAGATTCCGGCGTTATCTCAAAAACAGCAATGGTCTTCGGTCAGATGAACGAACCGCCTGGAGCACGTATGCGTGTAGCCTTGACTGGTTTGACAATGGCAGAACACTTCCGTGATCAGGAAGGTCAGGACGTATTGCTGTTCATCGATAATATTTTCCGTTTCACACAAGCAGGTTCCGAGGTATCCGCATTGCTTGGCCGTATGCCATCTGCAGTAGGCTACCAGCCGACGCTTGCCACAGAAATGGGGCAGCTTCAAGAACGGATCACATCCACGAATGTCGGTTCCGTTACTTCCATCCAAGCTGTATATGTACCAGCCGATGACTATACAGATCCGGCTCCGGCTACGACATTCGCGCACTTGGATGCAACTACGAACCTTGACCGTAAGCTTTCCGAGCAAGGTATCTACCCTGCGGTGGATCCGCTGGCTTCCACTTCCAGAGCATTGGATCCGAATATAGTCGGCGAAGAGCATTACAATGTAGCGCGTCAAGTACAGCAAACATTGCAGCGTTACCGTGAATTGCAGGATATCATTGCGATTCTGGGTATGGATGAGCTTAGTGAAGAAGATAAACTTGTCGTTGCCCGTGCGCGTCGCGTACAGTTCTTCCTTTCACAGAACTTCCACGTTGCCGAGCAGTTCACCGGCCAAAAAGGTTCTTATGTACCTGTAAAAGAAACAATTGCAGGCTTCAAAGGAATCCTGGAAGGCAAATACGATCATATCCCGGAAGATGCCTTCCGCCTTGTTGGACGTATCGAGGAAGTGCTTGAACAAGCTGGCGTCAACCAGTAA
- a CDS encoding S8 family serine peptidase: MKRFSLLFIFVFIMTGFQPIQAAEQRTVIIELDEDAAAYRKYVELHHPFIEIVEEFDTLFQGLALRGTDAQLRVLFQKGHLLHIHPVQTYEATSREGDIPFVTQEFLGSKEAGVTGKGVKVGVIDTGIDYKHPDLKRNYKGGFDVVDWDDDPMETTPKEGEATIHGTHVAGIIAANGQMKGIAPDAEIYSYRALGPGGTGTSVQVIAAIEKAVEDKMDIINLSLGSSVNGPDWPTSLAVNKAVEMGVSVVTANGNEGPANWTVGSPATATKALSVGAITTPQKSAVLHESFHKKLIPIVPLQGSEPWQQRRSLPILDGGTGEKELPDAAGRIVLFKRGKIPFAEKARAAERANAAAVLIYNDGSGPLEASIEDGKEPISIPVAAVTKKDGQWLLENEGTVQLAARQIELQNRMAAFSSRGPVTRNWAIKPEIAAPGAPVWSTVPGSGYQALQGTSMAAPYVAGALALVKEAHPEWTDAQQIGALLTTAQKLLKPDGTPYDPIEQGMGKMQPAKAIAAPLIIENPLLRFGKFDSKQEAEYTLVVHNVSDVQQQLQFDSPKAESGIRWQLPMNVKVNPHETKRMKIGLSVNPDIQKAGLHQGYLAAKYGKLELQLPYLFLVKQADYPKAMGLEMEWKPLDRKGEYRYQIYLPEGAAELRIDLYDPDTLIHDRRLLIRKHVDAGLLKGSMSKREAGKPGVYLAMVQLRTEDGKYVNIELPLYLSDQMLGK; the protein is encoded by the coding sequence GTGAAACGATTCAGCTTGTTGTTTATATTCGTATTCATCATGACAGGTTTCCAGCCGATTCAGGCAGCTGAGCAAAGGACAGTGATCATTGAACTGGATGAGGATGCAGCTGCCTATCGCAAGTATGTGGAACTGCATCACCCATTCATTGAAATCGTGGAAGAATTCGATACCCTGTTCCAGGGATTGGCACTCCGCGGGACAGATGCGCAGCTGCGTGTATTGTTTCAGAAGGGTCATCTCCTGCATATCCATCCTGTACAAACCTATGAGGCAACCTCGAGGGAAGGAGATATTCCTTTTGTGACACAGGAGTTCCTCGGATCAAAAGAAGCGGGTGTGACCGGCAAAGGGGTGAAGGTCGGCGTAATCGATACCGGCATCGATTACAAGCATCCTGATTTGAAGCGAAATTATAAAGGCGGCTTTGATGTGGTGGATTGGGATGATGATCCGATGGAGACAACGCCAAAAGAAGGGGAGGCAACCATCCATGGGACGCATGTCGCTGGTATAATCGCGGCAAATGGCCAAATGAAAGGCATTGCTCCCGATGCCGAGATATATAGCTATCGAGCATTGGGACCGGGCGGAACCGGAACATCGGTCCAAGTGATCGCAGCCATCGAGAAAGCCGTGGAAGACAAAATGGATATCATCAATCTATCCTTGGGAAGTTCCGTCAATGGACCGGATTGGCCGACAAGTCTTGCGGTGAATAAAGCGGTGGAAATGGGAGTGAGTGTCGTGACAGCCAATGGCAATGAGGGGCCAGCCAATTGGACGGTGGGATCCCCGGCGACTGCGACCAAGGCATTGTCTGTCGGTGCCATCACAACTCCCCAAAAATCAGCCGTTTTACATGAAAGCTTCCATAAGAAACTGATTCCGATAGTGCCGCTTCAAGGATCGGAACCGTGGCAGCAGCGCCGATCTTTGCCTATATTGGATGGCGGTACAGGAGAAAAAGAGCTTCCCGATGCAGCAGGAAGGATTGTCCTATTTAAAAGAGGGAAAATTCCATTTGCAGAAAAAGCCAGGGCGGCCGAGCGTGCAAATGCAGCTGCTGTCCTTATTTATAATGATGGAAGCGGTCCTTTGGAAGCTTCGATTGAAGATGGGAAGGAGCCGATATCCATTCCGGTTGCCGCTGTGACAAAAAAAGACGGCCAATGGCTCCTGGAAAATGAGGGGACTGTCCAGTTGGCGGCGAGGCAGATAGAGCTTCAGAACCGGATGGCCGCATTCAGTTCGAGGGGTCCTGTCACCAGGAACTGGGCAATCAAGCCGGAGATAGCGGCACCTGGGGCACCGGTTTGGAGTACCGTACCTGGCTCCGGCTATCAGGCACTGCAAGGTACCAGTATGGCTGCCCCTTATGTGGCCGGCGCGCTCGCACTGGTCAAGGAAGCACATCCGGAATGGACAGACGCGCAGCAAATCGGTGCGTTGCTGACAACAGCCCAGAAGCTCCTGAAGCCTGATGGGACACCCTATGACCCCATCGAGCAAGGCATGGGAAAAATGCAGCCGGCAAAAGCGATTGCCGCACCGTTGATCATCGAAAATCCATTGCTTCGGTTTGGAAAGTTCGATTCAAAGCAGGAAGCTGAGTATACACTGGTTGTCCATAATGTCAGTGACGTCCAGCAGCAGCTGCAGTTCGATTCTCCAAAAGCGGAGAGCGGAATCCGCTGGCAGCTGCCAATGAACGTTAAAGTGAATCCGCATGAAACAAAACGAATGAAAATCGGTCTTTCTGTCAATCCTGATATTCAGAAGGCTGGTTTGCATCAAGGCTATCTAGCGGCCAAGTATGGTAAACTGGAGCTGCAGCTGCCTTATTTATTTCTTGTGAAGCAAGCGGATTATCCGAAGGCGATGGGGCTCGAGATGGAATGGAAGCCTCTCGACCGGAAAGGTGAATATCGTTATCAGATCTATTTGCCGGAAGGTGCTGCTGAACTTCGGATAGATTTGTATGATCCGGATACACTTATCCATGACAGACGGCTTCTGATTAGAAAACATGTGGATGCAGGGCTGCTGAAAGGAAGCATGAGTAAAAGGGAGGCCGGGAAGCCCGGTGTCTATCTGGCAATGGTCCAGCTTCGCACAGAGGATGGAAAGTATGTGAATATCGAGCTGCCATTGTATTTGTCAGACCAGATGCTCGGTAAATAG
- the atpE gene encoding F0F1 ATP synthase subunit C: protein MSSLAAAIAIGLAALGAGIGNGLIVSRTVEGIARQPELAGRLQTTMFIGIGLVEVIPIFALVIAFMVM, encoded by the coding sequence ATGAGTTCATTAGCAGCTGCAATTGCAATTGGTTTAGCCGCACTAGGCGCAGGTATTGGTAACGGTTTGATCGTTAGCCGCACAGTAGAGGGGATCGCTAGACAGCCAGAACTTGCTGGAAGACTGCAAACTACAATGTTCATCGGTATCGGACTAGTAGAGGTCATCCCTATCTTCGCTCTAGTTATCGCGTTCATGGTAATGTAA